One stretch of Janibacter limosus DNA includes these proteins:
- the nuoF gene encoding NADH-quinone oxidoreductase subunit NuoF, producing MATYEDNEGYTALRQALKTDPADLIQATKDSGLRGRGGAGFPTGMKWGFLPPPDGGPRYLVVNADESEPGTCKDIPLLMAAPHFLIEGVAITSFAIGCNHAFIYLRGEVVHVYRRLMRAVEEAYAAGYLGKDILGTGFDLDVTVHAGAGAYICGEETALLDSLEGRRGQPRLKPPFPAVAGLYARPTVVNNVESIASVPAIIKQGAEWFSDMGTEKSQGFGIFSLSGHVKNPGQYEAPLGITLRELLDMAGGMRDPGHPLKFWTPGGSSTPIFTDEHLDVPLDFESVAANGSMLGTRALQIFDDTVSVVRAVSRWTDFYMHESCGKCTPCREGTWWLAQILQRIERGQGTPEDIDKLVDICDNILGRAFCALGDGATSPITSAVKYFREEFEAGCHTPAAELFPPAASTLFAKEQNTMVTA from the coding sequence ATGGCCACCTACGAGGACAACGAGGGCTACACCGCCCTTCGCCAGGCACTCAAGACCGACCCCGCCGACCTCATCCAGGCGACCAAGGACTCCGGCCTGCGCGGCCGCGGCGGCGCCGGCTTCCCCACCGGCATGAAGTGGGGCTTCCTGCCACCTCCGGACGGCGGCCCCCGCTATCTCGTCGTCAACGCCGACGAGTCCGAGCCGGGCACCTGCAAGGACATCCCGCTGCTCATGGCGGCGCCCCACTTCCTGATCGAGGGCGTCGCGATCACCTCCTTCGCGATCGGCTGCAACCACGCCTTCATCTACCTGCGCGGTGAGGTCGTCCACGTCTACCGCCGGCTCATGCGCGCGGTCGAGGAGGCCTACGCGGCCGGCTACCTCGGCAAGGACATCCTCGGGACCGGCTTCGACCTGGACGTGACCGTCCACGCCGGTGCCGGTGCCTACATCTGCGGCGAGGAGACGGCTCTGCTGGACTCCCTCGAAGGGCGCCGTGGCCAGCCTCGTCTCAAGCCCCCCTTCCCCGCGGTGGCCGGTCTCTACGCCCGCCCGACGGTCGTCAACAATGTCGAGTCCATCGCCTCGGTCCCGGCGATCATCAAGCAGGGCGCCGAGTGGTTCTCCGACATGGGGACGGAGAAGTCGCAGGGCTTCGGGATCTTTTCCCTGTCCGGGCACGTCAAGAACCCGGGCCAGTACGAGGCGCCGCTCGGCATCACGCTGCGCGAGCTGCTCGACATGGCCGGTGGCATGCGCGACCCGGGTCACCCGCTGAAGTTCTGGACCCCGGGTGGCTCGTCGACGCCGATCTTCACCGACGAGCACCTCGACGTGCCCCTGGACTTCGAGTCCGTCGCGGCCAACGGCTCGATGCTCGGTACGCGTGCGCTGCAGATCTTCGACGACACCGTCTCGGTCGTGCGCGCCGTGAGCCGCTGGACCGACTTCTACATGCACGAGTCCTGCGGCAAGTGCACCCCGTGCCGCGAGGGCACGTGGTGGCTCGCCCAGATCCTGCAGCGGATCGAGCGCGGCCAGGGCACCCCCGAGGACATCGACAAGCTCGTCGACATCTGCGACAACATCCTCGGACGGGCCTTCTGCGCCCTCGGTGACGGCGCCACCAGCCCGATCACCTCTGCCGTGAAGTACTTCCGTGAGGAGTTCGAGGCCGGGTGCCACACCCCGGCCGCGGAGCTCTTCCCGCCCGCCGCCTCGACGCTCTTCGCCAAGGAGCAGAACACGATGGTGACCGCATGA
- the nuoE gene encoding NADH-quinone oxidoreductase subunit NuoE, which produces MTGHYGRQSASGHLHVASESKEPYPADVLEQLSLDAEQVIARYPQPRSALLPLLHLVQSLDGYITGRGIDFCARTLDLTTAEVSGVATFYTQYKRHPNGDYTVGVCTNTLCAVMGGDQIWETVSEHLGIGHDETTEDGKITLERIECNAACDYAPVVMTNWEFFDNQTPDSTVQLVDDLRSGAPVAPTRGPSRVCTFKQVSRVLAGFPDGLADEGIGAGPASLRGVELARREGWTAPGDGSDATSADSRGESVDGIAVGEQSSVDTPANAPDERPGGQDAQEQAKEDDK; this is translated from the coding sequence ATGACCGGACACTATGGGAGGCAGAGCGCCTCGGGGCACCTGCACGTGGCCTCGGAGAGCAAGGAGCCTTACCCCGCAGACGTGCTCGAGCAGCTGTCGCTCGATGCCGAGCAGGTCATCGCGCGCTACCCGCAGCCCCGCTCGGCGCTGCTGCCGCTGCTGCACCTCGTGCAGAGCCTGGACGGGTACATCACCGGCCGCGGCATCGACTTCTGCGCCCGCACCCTCGACCTGACGACGGCCGAGGTCTCGGGCGTCGCGACCTTCTACACCCAGTACAAGCGCCACCCCAACGGCGACTACACCGTGGGCGTGTGCACCAACACCCTGTGCGCGGTCATGGGCGGCGACCAGATCTGGGAGACCGTCAGCGAGCACCTGGGCATCGGCCACGATGAGACGACCGAGGACGGCAAGATCACCCTCGAGCGCATCGAGTGCAATGCCGCGTGCGACTACGCCCCGGTCGTGATGACCAACTGGGAGTTCTTCGACAACCAGACCCCGGACTCGACCGTGCAGCTGGTCGACGACCTGCGCTCCGGCGCCCCCGTGGCCCCGACCCGCGGCCCCAGCCGCGTGTGCACCTTCAAGCAGGTCTCGCGTGTGCTCGCCGGCTTCCCCGACGGCCTCGCCGACGAGGGCATCGGCGCCGGGCCCGCCTCCCTTCGCGGGGTGGAGCTGGCCAGACGCGAAGGGTGGACCGCTCCCGGTGACGGGTCGGACGCCACGAGCGCGGACTCCCGCGGCGAGTCCGTCGACGGCATCGCGGTCGGCGAGCAGAGCTCGGTGGACACCCCGGCCAACGCCCCGGACGAGCGGCCCGGTGGGCAGGACGCCCAGGAGCAGGCCAAGGAGGACGACAAGTGA
- a CDS encoding NADH-quinone oxidoreductase subunit D has translation MARTHTHTAGVHSTPGADDLAEGHVVNVQGGDWDQEMGELGMNPEERIVLNMGPQHPSTHGVLRLILELDGETVTEARAGIGYLHTGIEKNMEFRTWTQGVTFCTRMDYLTPMFQETAYCLAIEKVLGITADIPERASAIRVLMMELTRVSSHLICLGTGGMEMGATTIMTIGFRERERILSVIENITGLRMNNAYVRPGGVAQDLPHGAIDKIREMVPQVRKGILELDKLLMENPILKGRTKDVGVLSLTGCTALGITGPVLRSTGLPHDLRKLAPYCGYEKYDFDVITRTGADAYDRLAIRIDEMRESLKIIEQVTDELQRNPGETMVADKRIAWPAKLAVGGDGQGNSLDHIREIMGTSMESLIHHFKLVTEGFRVPPGQAYVAIESPKGELGCHVVADGGTRPYRAHFRDPSFNNLQAVAAMCEGGMLADVIVAVASIDPVMGGVDR, from the coding sequence ATGGCTCGCACGCACACGCACACGGCCGGGGTGCATTCCACCCCCGGGGCCGACGACCTCGCCGAGGGCCACGTCGTCAACGTCCAGGGCGGTGACTGGGATCAGGAGATGGGCGAGCTCGGGATGAACCCCGAGGAGCGCATCGTCCTCAACATGGGGCCGCAGCACCCCTCGACGCACGGCGTGCTCCGCCTCATCCTCGAGCTCGACGGCGAGACGGTCACCGAGGCTCGCGCGGGCATCGGGTACCTGCACACCGGCATCGAGAAGAACATGGAGTTCCGCACCTGGACGCAGGGGGTCACCTTCTGCACCCGGATGGACTACCTGACCCCGATGTTCCAGGAGACGGCCTACTGCCTGGCCATCGAGAAGGTCCTGGGCATCACCGCGGACATCCCCGAGCGGGCCAGCGCGATCCGGGTGCTCATGATGGAGCTGACCCGCGTCTCCAGCCACCTGATCTGCCTCGGCACCGGTGGCATGGAGATGGGCGCGACGACGATCATGACGATCGGCTTCCGCGAGCGCGAGCGCATCCTGTCCGTCATCGAGAACATCACCGGCCTGCGGATGAACAACGCCTACGTCCGCCCCGGCGGTGTGGCCCAGGACCTGCCGCACGGCGCGATCGACAAGATCCGCGAGATGGTCCCGCAGGTGCGCAAGGGCATCCTCGAGCTCGACAAGCTGCTCATGGAGAACCCCATCCTCAAGGGCCGCACCAAGGACGTCGGCGTCCTGTCGCTGACCGGGTGCACCGCGCTGGGCATCACCGGCCCGGTCCTGCGCTCGACCGGCCTGCCGCACGACCTGCGCAAGCTCGCGCCGTACTGCGGCTACGAGAAGTACGACTTCGACGTCATCACCCGCACCGGGGCCGACGCCTACGACCGGCTGGCGATCCGCATCGACGAGATGCGCGAGAGCCTGAAGATCATCGAGCAGGTCACCGACGAGCTGCAGCGCAACCCCGGCGAGACGATGGTCGCGGACAAGCGCATCGCCTGGCCGGCCAAGCTCGCCGTCGGCGGTGACGGCCAGGGCAACAGCCTCGACCACATCCGCGAGATCATGGGCACCTCGATGGAGTCCCTGATCCACCACTTCAAGCTCGTCACCGAAGGCTTCCGGGTCCCGCCCGGCCAGGCCTACGTGGCGATCGAGTCGCCCAAGGGCGAGCTGGGCTGCCACGTCGTCGCCGACGGCGGCACCCGCCCCTACCGGGCCCACTTCCGGGACCCGAGCTTCAACAACCTGCAGGCCGTCGCGGCCATGTGCGAAGGGGGCATGCTCGCCGACGTGATCGTCGCCGTCGCCTCCATCGACCCCGTGATGGGAGGAGTGGACCGATGA
- a CDS encoding NADH-quinone oxidoreductase subunit C translates to MTDDNKDVAAPRPEGVHPQGPGLGGTANKGFPSTEGLTGGNRPVEYSNVEGGPAGEVDPDHAPVVRDERRGMFGVREGQDTSGYGGLQRTVAFPGATPRPYGGWYDEVVDRLAEATGGDLVERVVVHADELTLHVHREDLPVVMRALRDRADLRFEMCMSVSGVHFPQETGAELHVAYHLLSITHGGRRLRVEVTAPDSDPHIPSVVATYPAADWHERETWDMFGVIFDGHPSLTRILMPDDWAGHPQRKDYPLGGIPVEYKGGTVPPPDQRRSYN, encoded by the coding sequence ATGACCGACGACAACAAGGACGTCGCGGCGCCCCGGCCCGAGGGTGTCCACCCGCAGGGCCCCGGCCTCGGCGGCACGGCCAACAAGGGCTTCCCCTCGACCGAGGGACTGACCGGCGGCAACCGCCCGGTCGAGTACTCCAACGTCGAAGGGGGCCCGGCCGGCGAGGTCGACCCGGACCACGCACCGGTCGTGCGCGACGAGCGCCGCGGCATGTTCGGCGTGCGCGAGGGCCAGGACACCTCCGGCTACGGCGGGCTCCAGCGCACCGTCGCCTTCCCGGGCGCCACGCCGCGGCCCTACGGCGGGTGGTACGACGAGGTCGTCGACCGCCTGGCCGAGGCCACCGGCGGCGACCTGGTCGAGCGGGTCGTCGTCCACGCCGACGAGCTGACCCTGCACGTGCACCGCGAGGACCTGCCCGTCGTCATGCGCGCGCTGCGCGACCGGGCGGACCTGCGCTTCGAGATGTGCATGTCGGTCTCCGGGGTGCACTTCCCGCAGGAGACGGGCGCCGAGCTGCACGTCGCCTACCACCTGCTGTCGATCACCCACGGTGGGCGCCGGCTGCGGGTCGAGGTCACGGCCCCTGACAGCGACCCGCACATCCCGAGCGTCGTCGCGACCTACCCGGCCGCGGACTGGCACGAGCGCGAGACGTGGGACATGTTCGGTGTCATCTTCGACGGCCACCCGTCGCTGACCCGCATCCTCATGCCCGACGACTGGGCCGGGCACCCGCAGCGCAAGGACTATCCACTGGGTGGCATCCCGGTGGAGTACAAGGGCGGCACCGTCCCGCCGCCCGACCAGCGGAGGTCGTACAACTGA
- a CDS encoding NuoB/complex I 20 kDa subunit family protein — protein MGIEERLPSGIALTTVENLAGYMRKSSIWPATFGLACCAIEMMAVGTPHYDIARFGMERFAATPRQADLMIVAGRVSNKMAPVVRQVYDQMANPKWVISMGVCASSGGMFNNYAIVQGVDHIIPVDIYLPGCPPRPEMLLNAIITLHEQIQSTPLGVNRVAAARAAEKAALGATPTELQPPTHDHEGLLGRNLLA, from the coding sequence ATGGGTATCGAGGAAAGGCTGCCTTCGGGCATCGCGCTCACCACGGTGGAGAACCTTGCGGGCTACATGCGCAAGTCGTCGATCTGGCCGGCCACCTTCGGACTGGCCTGCTGCGCCATCGAGATGATGGCCGTCGGCACGCCGCACTACGACATCGCCCGCTTCGGCATGGAGCGCTTCGCCGCCACGCCACGCCAGGCCGACCTGATGATCGTCGCCGGCCGCGTGAGCAACAAGATGGCGCCCGTCGTGCGCCAGGTCTACGACCAGATGGCCAACCCCAAGTGGGTCATCTCGATGGGCGTGTGCGCCAGCTCCGGCGGCATGTTCAACAACTACGCGATCGTCCAGGGCGTCGACCACATCATCCCGGTCGACATCTACCTGCCGGGCTGCCCGCCACGGCCGGAGATGCTGCTCAACGCGATCATCACCCTGCACGAGCAGATCCAGAGCACGCCCCTGGGCGTCAACCGGGTCGCCGCCGCCCGCGCCGCCGAGAAGGCCGCGCTCGGCGCCACCCCGACGGAGCTGCAGCCCCCGACGCACGACCACGAGGGCCTGCTCGGAAGGAACCTCCTGGCATGA
- a CDS encoding NADH-quinone oxidoreductase subunit A: MNPYIPLLILFALGLGFALVSVGTSLVVGPARYNVAKAQAYECGIQPTPQAAEGGRFPVKYYLTAMLFIIFDIEALFLYPFAVAFDELGAFTLGAVVLFLFNAFFIADAYVWRRGGFEWD, encoded by the coding sequence ATGAACCCCTACATCCCGCTGCTCATCCTCTTCGCGCTCGGCCTCGGCTTCGCGCTCGTCTCCGTCGGGACGAGCCTGGTCGTCGGTCCGGCGCGCTACAACGTGGCCAAGGCCCAGGCCTACGAGTGCGGCATCCAGCCGACCCCGCAGGCCGCTGAGGGCGGCCGCTTCCCGGTCAAGTACTACCTGACCGCGATGCTGTTCATCATCTTCGACATCGAGGCGCTCTTCCTCTACCCCTTCGCCGTCGCCTTCGACGAGCTCGGGGCCTTCACGCTCGGTGCCGTGGTGCTTTTCCTGTTCAACGCGTTCTTCATCGCTGATGCCTATGTGTGGCGTCGCGGTGGGTTCGAGTGGGACTGA
- a CDS encoding geranylgeranyl reductase family protein has translation MTSSLPAADGDRSVDVIVVGAGPGGSATAAWLAKAGKDVVLLEKSRFPRDKICGDGLTPRAVRQLINLGIPLSETDGWAHNKGLRIIGGGMRLQLDWPDVTSFPGYGMVRARQDLDEVLARHAASCGAELLEGRNVSEPIRDESGRIVGVTAKVVDERGKATGERETYRAPVVVAADGVSSRLSVKMGREKREDRPMAVAVRAYYETPRHDDEYLESHLELWSTTPEGGRILMPGYGWLFGLGDGRSNIGLGVLNTSEAFGRTDYKDVMRRWVETMPAEWGINEGTITGEITAAALPMAFNRQPLYADGLMLVGDSGGMVNPFNGEGIDYALEAGHAAAETIVQALARPTAADRERVLVSYIGRMKDMHGGYFTLGAQFAKLIGKPEIMRLATKYGLPRQTLMKFMLKLMANLPEEKGGGLDDRLVQLMTKVAPNA, from the coding sequence GTGACCAGTTCTCTGCCTGCGGCCGACGGTGACCGCAGTGTCGACGTCATCGTCGTCGGAGCCGGACCCGGCGGCAGCGCGACCGCCGCGTGGTTGGCCAAGGCCGGCAAGGACGTCGTCCTGCTGGAGAAGTCGCGCTTCCCCCGGGACAAGATCTGCGGTGACGGCCTGACGCCGCGCGCGGTGCGACAGCTGATCAACCTCGGCATCCCCCTGTCGGAGACCGACGGGTGGGCCCACAACAAGGGCCTGCGGATCATCGGCGGCGGCATGCGGCTGCAGCTGGACTGGCCCGACGTCACCTCCTTCCCCGGCTACGGCATGGTCCGGGCCCGCCAGGACCTCGACGAGGTGCTGGCCCGCCACGCAGCCTCCTGCGGCGCCGAGCTCCTCGAGGGACGCAATGTCTCCGAGCCCATCCGTGACGAGTCCGGCCGGATCGTCGGGGTCACGGCCAAGGTCGTCGACGAGCGTGGCAAGGCCACCGGCGAGCGCGAGACCTACCGGGCGCCCGTCGTCGTCGCCGCGGACGGCGTCTCCTCCCGGCTCTCGGTCAAGATGGGCCGCGAGAAGCGCGAGGACCGGCCGATGGCCGTGGCCGTGCGCGCCTACTACGAGACCCCCCGCCACGACGACGAGTACCTCGAGAGCCACCTCGAGCTGTGGTCGACGACGCCCGAGGGCGGTCGCATCCTCATGCCCGGCTACGGCTGGCTCTTCGGGCTGGGCGACGGCCGATCCAACATCGGGCTCGGCGTGCTCAACACCTCGGAGGCCTTCGGTCGCACCGACTACAAGGACGTCATGCGTCGCTGGGTCGAGACGATGCCGGCCGAGTGGGGCATCAACGAGGGCACGATCACCGGCGAGATCACCGCCGCTGCGCTGCCGATGGCCTTCAACCGCCAGCCGCTCTACGCCGACGGGCTGATGCTCGTCGGTGACTCCGGCGGCATGGTCAACCCCTTCAACGGCGAGGGCATCGACTACGCCCTCGAGGCCGGTCACGCCGCAGCCGAGACGATCGTCCAGGCGCTCGCCCGGCCGACGGCCGCGGACCGTGAGCGCGTGCTCGTGTCCTACATCGGGCGGATGAAGGACATGCACGGCGGCTACTTCACCCTCGGGGCCCAGTTCGCCAAGCTGATCGGCAAGCCGGAGATCATGCGGCTGGCGACCAAGTACGGGCTGCCGCGGCAGACCCTGATGAAGTTCATGCTCAAGCTCATGGCCAACCTGCCGGAGGAGAAGGGCGGCGGTCTCGACGACCGTCTCGTCCAGCTCATGACCAAGGTGGCGCCCAATGCGTGA
- a CDS encoding demethylmenaquinone methyltransferase, translating to MSRATLQKDPKDVAAMFDETAAKYDLMNDVMSLGQTRLWRRAVLRAIDPQPGDRILDIAAGPGSSSIPLRRAGAQVASADFSLGMLRQGLKQSPELHFTAADATRLPFADESFDVVTMSFGFRNVVEPEVALREFLRVTRPGGRLLICEFSQPVNKVFRTVYSEYLMAAFPPVARRLSSNPDSYVYLAESIQSWPAQEPLARMVAGAGWADVEWNNLTGGVVALHRASKAS from the coding sequence ATGAGCCGCGCCACCCTGCAGAAGGACCCCAAGGACGTCGCCGCGATGTTCGACGAGACCGCCGCGAAGTACGACCTGATGAACGACGTGATGTCGCTGGGGCAGACGAGGCTGTGGCGCCGGGCCGTGCTGCGGGCCATCGACCCCCAGCCGGGCGATCGCATCCTCGACATCGCCGCCGGTCCCGGCTCCTCCTCCATCCCGCTGCGTCGTGCCGGCGCACAGGTCGCTTCTGCCGACTTCTCCCTCGGGATGCTGCGCCAGGGGCTCAAGCAGAGCCCCGAGCTGCACTTCACCGCGGCCGACGCGACCCGGCTGCCCTTCGCCGACGAGTCCTTCGACGTGGTGACGATGTCCTTCGGCTTCCGCAACGTCGTCGAGCCCGAGGTGGCGCTGCGCGAGTTCCTGCGGGTGACCAGGCCCGGCGGCCGGCTGCTCATCTGCGAGTTCAGCCAGCCGGTCAACAAGGTCTTCCGCACCGTGTACTCCGAGTACCTCATGGCGGCCTTCCCGCCGGTGGCCCGCCGGCTCAGCTCCAACCCCGACTCCTACGTCTACCTCGCCGAGTCGATCCAGTCCTGGCCGGCGCAGGAGCCGCTCGCCCGGATGGTCGCCGGGGCCGGGTGGGCCGACGTCGAGTGGAACAACCTGACCGGTGGCGTCGTGGCGCTGCACCGAGCCAGCAAGGCGAGCTGA
- a CDS encoding isochorismate synthase, producing the protein MTSPSPVDVPHPLGSQHPALVVRTVAVPTARVGDLLALLPEPEDAGDIVSWVRKGEGFVGWGRVATFRATGVDRFEQAQSWWRGVTSEAIVRDDVDEPGTGPIAFGSMAYSRRSGTESVLVVPEVVVGRRGDLAWVTTTTTDSTVPPADEPLAAQPDPRDPGEVVFADRDLSTQGWAQAVEEAVARISTGTLDKVVLARAVQATAGHRIDPRWLLTRLAEDYDTTWVFAVDGLVGATPEMLVRLERGLVTSRVLAGTIRRTGDDSHDLALAGSLARSSKDLEEHEYAVRSVADALTAHTSSINVPETPFVLHLNNVMHLATDVAGVVRDGSTSLALAASLHPSAAVCGTPTMDADTVIAELEQMDRGRYAGPVGWMDASGDGEWGIALRCGWYESPQSLRLYAGCGIVAGSVAEDEVAESVAKLMPMRSALGG; encoded by the coding sequence ATGACCTCACCATCGCCCGTCGACGTCCCCCACCCGCTCGGCTCCCAGCACCCGGCGTTGGTCGTGCGCACCGTCGCCGTCCCGACCGCTCGCGTCGGCGACCTGCTCGCCCTGCTCCCCGAGCCCGAGGACGCCGGCGACATCGTCTCCTGGGTCCGCAAGGGCGAGGGCTTCGTCGGCTGGGGACGTGTCGCGACCTTCCGTGCGACGGGCGTCGACCGCTTCGAGCAGGCGCAGTCGTGGTGGCGTGGCGTGACGAGCGAGGCGATCGTGCGCGACGACGTCGACGAGCCCGGCACCGGCCCCATCGCCTTCGGGTCCATGGCCTACTCCCGCCGCTCCGGGACCGAGTCCGTGCTCGTCGTCCCCGAGGTCGTCGTCGGACGCCGCGGGGACCTCGCCTGGGTCACGACGACCACCACCGACTCGACGGTCCCGCCGGCCGACGAGCCGCTCGCGGCGCAGCCCGACCCTCGTGACCCGGGAGAGGTCGTCTTCGCCGACCGCGACCTGAGCACGCAGGGCTGGGCGCAGGCGGTCGAGGAGGCCGTGGCCCGGATCAGCACCGGCACCCTCGACAAGGTCGTCCTCGCCCGGGCCGTCCAGGCGACCGCGGGGCACCGCATCGACCCGCGCTGGCTCCTCACCCGGCTGGCCGAGGACTACGACACGACCTGGGTCTTCGCCGTCGACGGCCTCGTCGGGGCGACCCCCGAGATGCTCGTCCGGCTCGAGCGCGGCCTGGTCACATCGCGCGTGCTGGCCGGCACCATCCGGCGCACGGGCGACGACAGCCATGACCTGGCGCTCGCCGGGTCGCTGGCCCGCAGCAGCAAGGACCTCGAGGAGCACGAGTACGCGGTGCGCTCGGTGGCCGACGCGCTGACGGCGCACACCTCCTCGATCAACGTGCCGGAGACTCCCTTCGTCCTGCACCTCAACAACGTCATGCACCTGGCGACCGATGTCGCGGGCGTCGTGCGTGACGGGTCGACCTCGCTGGCGCTGGCCGCGTCGCTGCACCCCTCGGCCGCCGTGTGCGGCACCCCGACGATGGACGCCGACACGGTCATCGCCGAGCTGGAGCAGATGGACCGGGGCCGCTACGCCGGTCCGGTCGGCTGGATGGACGCCTCGGGCGACGGCGAGTGGGGCATCGCCCTGCGCTGCGGCTGGTACGAGAGCCCGCAGTCCCTGCGCCTGTATGCCGGCTGCGGCATCGTCGCGGGCTCGGTCGCCGAGGACGAGGTCGCCGAGTCGGTGGCCAAGCTGATGCCGATGCGCAGCGCCCTCGGGGGCTGA
- the menD gene encoding 2-succinyl-5-enolpyruvyl-6-hydroxy-3-cyclohexene-1-carboxylic-acid synthase: protein MNPSTTGARVLLDELVRLGLREVVLCPGSRSAPLAYAAHDLEVAGRIRLHVRVDERSAAFLALGLAKTSRRPAAVITTSGTAVANLHPAVLEAHHGAVPLLLLTADRPPELRGIGANQATDQIGVYGEHVRLALELETPADPSRQAPAWRTAAARAVAAATGALGGTGTAGPVHLDLPYRDPLAPSGGDLAPSGGLPDPLLGRPDGAAWVALPEPATWTATPVAGPAALLAHDPDTLVVIGELPTAQHRAAALAWATHHGAPVIAEPGPGGSPLVLPHGDRILAAAHWVGEHLPSRVVVVGRPTLGRAVPALTRTPGLRVEVVTPGEPGAAGWADATHTAAAVHPFAALGVQGEGKEVTPFARTWLAAGERVAAALAPDARADADLDGPVTARVVHDALPEDSALFLGSSSVARDIAHGTAHVRDDVEIVTSRGLAGIDGCVSTAVGLALSRPGPTLALLGDLTFLHDANGLLIGPDEPRPDLTIVVVDDDGGSIFSTLEYGVAELEGPMRRLFTTPTGTDIELLCAAHGVPATTVTDAAGLAQLVSRPSTGIRVIRVPVDPGARRAAGQASRDAVVAALAD from the coding sequence GTGAACCCCTCGACGACCGGCGCGCGCGTCCTCCTCGACGAGCTCGTGCGGCTGGGGCTGCGCGAGGTGGTGCTCTGCCCCGGCTCGCGCTCGGCCCCGCTGGCCTACGCCGCCCACGACCTCGAGGTCGCTGGTCGGATCCGGCTGCACGTGCGCGTCGACGAGCGCAGCGCGGCCTTCCTGGCGCTGGGCCTGGCCAAGACCTCCCGGCGTCCCGCCGCCGTCATCACCACGAGCGGGACGGCCGTGGCCAACCTGCATCCCGCGGTGCTCGAGGCGCACCACGGCGCGGTCCCCCTCCTGCTGCTCACCGCGGACCGCCCTCCCGAGCTGCGCGGCATCGGCGCCAACCAGGCGACCGACCAAATCGGCGTCTACGGCGAGCACGTCCGCCTCGCCCTCGAGCTCGAGACCCCCGCCGACCCGTCGCGGCAGGCACCGGCGTGGCGCACGGCCGCGGCCCGGGCCGTCGCCGCGGCCACCGGAGCGCTCGGCGGGACCGGTACGGCCGGTCCGGTGCACCTCGACCTGCCCTACCGCGACCCGCTCGCCCCGAGCGGCGGCGACCTCGCGCCGAGCGGCGGCCTCCCCGACCCCCTGCTCGGTCGACCCGACGGCGCTGCGTGGGTCGCCCTGCCCGAGCCGGCCACCTGGACTGCCACCCCGGTCGCCGGGCCGGCCGCCCTCCTCGCCCACGACCCCGACACCCTCGTCGTCATCGGCGAGCTGCCGACTGCGCAGCACCGCGCCGCCGCGCTCGCCTGGGCGACGCACCACGGAGCACCCGTCATCGCCGAGCCCGGACCGGGAGGCAGCCCGCTCGTCCTGCCGCACGGCGACCGGATCCTCGCGGCCGCGCACTGGGTGGGGGAGCACCTCCCTTCGCGCGTCGTCGTCGTCGGCCGACCGACCCTGGGCCGGGCCGTCCCCGCGCTCACCCGCACGCCCGGGTTGCGGGTCGAGGTGGTCACTCCCGGCGAGCCCGGCGCCGCCGGGTGGGCCGATGCCACGCACACGGCCGCGGCGGTCCACCCCTTCGCCGCGCTCGGGGTGCAGGGGGAGGGGAAGGAAGTCACTCCCTTCGCCCGCACCTGGCTGGCCGCGGGTGAGCGGGTCGCCGCTGCGCTGGCCCCCGACGCCCGCGCCGACGCCGACCTCGACGGGCCGGTCACCGCGCGGGTCGTCCACGACGCGCTCCCCGAGGACAGCGCCCTCTTCCTCGGCAGCAGCAGCGTCGCCCGCGACATCGCGCACGGCACGGCGCACGTGCGTGACGACGTCGAGATCGTGACCAGTCGTGGTCTGGCCGGGATCGACGGATGCGTCTCCACCGCGGTCGGTCTGGCCCTGTCACGGCCCGGCCCGACGCTCGCTCTCCTGGGCGACCTGACCTTCCTCCACGACGCCAACGGCCTGCTCATCGGCCCGGACGAGCCTCGGCCCGACCTGACGATCGTCGTCGTGGACGATGACGGCGGGAGCATCTTCAGCACCCTCGAGTACGGCGTCGCCGAGCTCGAGGGGCCGATGCGGCGCCTCTTCACCACGCCGACCGGCACCGACATCGAGCTGCTCTGCGCGGCCCACGGGGTGCCCGCCACGACGGTGACGGACGCTGCCGGGCTGGCGCAGCTCGTGAGCCGCCCGAGCACCGGTATCCGGGTCATCCGGGTCCCGGTCGATCCCGGTGCCAGGCGGGCAGCCGGTCAGGCATCGCGCGACGCGGTGGTCGCGGCGCTCGCGGACTGA